Proteins encoded by one window of Enterococcus faecalis:
- a CDS encoding nitroreductase family protein encodes MTTYTTNDFSEIVFGRKSVRVYDETHKISHEEMLTMIQEATTAPSSVNMQPWRFVVVESEAGKEKLKPLIRFNTRQNETSSAMLLIFGDLNCHERGEEIYNQAYASGKMPKEVRDQQLAAIIPHYESLSREQMNDIVKIDASLAAMQFMLVARAHGYETNPIGGFEAEKLAETFGLDQERYVPVMILSVGKGMETGYESVRLAPEKITTFE; translated from the coding sequence ATGACAACATATACAACGAATGATTTTTCAGAGATTGTTTTTGGCCGCAAATCGGTTCGGGTGTACGATGAAACCCATAAAATTTCTCATGAAGAAATGTTAACAATGATTCAAGAAGCGACCACTGCCCCTTCTTCTGTTAACATGCAGCCATGGCGTTTTGTCGTAGTGGAAAGTGAAGCAGGCAAAGAAAAATTAAAACCCTTAATTCGCTTTAATACGCGTCAAAATGAAACATCTTCTGCAATGCTCTTAATTTTTGGTGATTTAAACTGCCATGAGCGAGGAGAGGAGATTTACAATCAAGCCTATGCTAGTGGTAAAATGCCTAAAGAAGTACGGGACCAACAATTAGCAGCCATTATTCCCCATTATGAAAGTTTAAGTAGAGAACAAATGAATGACATCGTAAAAATTGATGCGAGTTTAGCAGCTATGCAATTTATGTTAGTGGCCCGAGCTCACGGATATGAAACAAATCCAATCGGTGGTTTTGAAGCGGAAAAATTAGCCGAAACATTTGGTTTAGATCAAGAGCGCTATGTCCCAGTAATGATTTTATCTGTGGGTAAGGGCATGGAAACTGGCTATGAATCTGTTCGTTTAGCACCAGAAAAAATCACGACATTTGAATAG
- a CDS encoding Cof-type HAD-IIB family hydrolase codes for MAIKTIVMDIDGTLLTSEKKISPKTRQALVAAQKQGLSLILASGRPTNGMRPLADELEMAHYNGHLLSYNGACVTHHGSQQQLFNQTISKSLSQQILEHLKQFDVIPMINDETFMYVNDVFHNTLHLETGDFNIIEYESRGGNFQLCEWHDLAARLNFPLNKILIAGEPAYLQKYHEAIYAPFKETVTAAFSAPFYFEFTAKNIDKARSLEKLTLQLGITAEEVIAFGDGHNDYTMLEWAGTGIAMENAVDELKSIATEVTLSNDNDGIAVALANFL; via the coding sequence ATGGCAATCAAAACAATTGTAATGGATATTGATGGCACCTTATTAACTTCAGAAAAAAAGATTTCACCAAAAACGCGACAAGCATTAGTAGCTGCACAAAAACAAGGCCTCTCACTGATTTTGGCTTCTGGCCGCCCGACTAACGGTATGCGGCCCTTAGCAGATGAATTGGAGATGGCTCATTATAATGGACACTTACTTTCCTATAACGGCGCTTGTGTCACCCATCATGGCAGTCAGCAACAACTATTTAACCAGACAATTTCAAAATCATTGAGTCAACAAATTTTAGAACATTTGAAACAATTTGACGTAATTCCAATGATTAATGATGAAACATTTATGTATGTCAATGATGTTTTTCATAACACCTTACATTTAGAGACTGGTGATTTTAATATTATTGAATATGAATCACGGGGCGGCAACTTTCAATTATGTGAGTGGCATGATTTAGCCGCCAGACTAAACTTTCCCTTGAACAAAATTTTAATTGCTGGTGAACCCGCCTATTTACAAAAATATCATGAGGCCATCTACGCGCCTTTCAAAGAAACCGTCACCGCTGCTTTTTCCGCTCCTTTCTATTTTGAATTTACCGCAAAAAATATTGATAAAGCGCGTTCTTTAGAAAAACTAACCCTACAGTTAGGCATAACTGCTGAAGAAGTAATTGCTTTTGGTGATGGTCACAACGACTATACTATGTTGGAATGGGCCGGCACGGGGATTGCTATGGAAAACGCCGTTGACGAGCTTAAAAGCATCGCAACGGAAGTCACTTTATCCAACGACAATGACGGCATCGCTGTTGCATTAGCCAACTTTCTTTAA
- the pcp gene encoding pyroglutamyl-peptidase I produces the protein MKVVVTGFDPFGGEAINPAFEAVKKLPAEIAGAEIIKVEVPTVFGTSGEKVAEAIETHQPDMVICVGQAGGRQTVTVEKVAINLAEARIPDNAGQQPSDVPLVEDGATAYFTNLPIKAMVKNCHDHQLPAAISYTAGTFVCNDIMYHLLHLINTKYPTIRGGFIHVPFLPEQTIDKPTFASMSLEAITDSLFYMIEAAVKTQEDIQLQGGTTH, from the coding sequence ATGAAAGTTGTCGTTACTGGCTTTGATCCATTTGGAGGAGAAGCAATCAATCCTGCCTTTGAAGCAGTCAAAAAATTACCTGCTGAAATTGCAGGAGCTGAAATTATTAAAGTTGAGGTGCCAACTGTTTTTGGCACTAGTGGTGAAAAAGTGGCTGAAGCAATTGAAACCCATCAACCAGATATGGTGATTTGTGTTGGACAAGCAGGCGGCCGTCAAACAGTCACTGTTGAAAAAGTGGCGATTAATTTAGCGGAAGCGCGTATCCCGGATAATGCAGGACAACAACCAAGCGATGTGCCGTTGGTTGAAGATGGAGCAACAGCCTATTTTACAAATTTACCGATTAAAGCGATGGTAAAAAATTGTCATGACCATCAATTACCTGCAGCGATTTCTTATACAGCAGGAACCTTTGTATGTAATGATATTATGTATCACTTACTACACTTAATTAACACTAAATATCCAACTATTCGTGGCGGATTTATTCATGTTCCGTTCCTACCAGAACAAACAATTGATAAACCAACGTTTGCTTCTATGTCATTAGAAGCAATCACAGATTCTTTGTTCTATATGATTGAAGCAGCAGTAAAAACGCAAGAAGATATTCAACTACAAGGTGGCACAACCCATTAA
- a CDS encoding MarR family winged helix-turn-helix transcriptional regulator: MSLSLREVSQLLCQLKVLDQKITKVFEEQVGLSLTRYELLMILKERQPCLQTEIQEHLKIDSGAVTRHLKILEEKQYVTRQRNPENNREVLVHLTEKAQQELQQCTAKQQTVTEIIPSTFTKDDCRQLKELLTKLDQSITTKEV, encoded by the coding sequence ATGTCGTTATCATTACGGGAAGTCAGCCAATTATTATGTCAGTTAAAGGTATTAGATCAAAAAATTACCAAAGTTTTTGAAGAGCAAGTTGGCTTGAGTTTGACTCGTTATGAGTTGCTGATGATTTTAAAAGAACGTCAGCCGTGTCTTCAAACGGAGATTCAAGAACACTTAAAAATCGATAGTGGTGCGGTCACTCGCCATTTGAAAATTTTAGAAGAGAAACAGTATGTGACACGACAGCGAAATCCAGAAAATAATCGGGAAGTGCTAGTGCATTTAACAGAAAAAGCACAACAAGAACTACAGCAATGCACAGCCAAGCAACAAACGGTAACAGAAATTATTCCCAGTACATTTACAAAGGACGACTGTCGCCAATTAAAAGAACTTTTGACAAAACTAGATCAAAGCATTACAACGAAAGAGGTATGA
- the nhaC gene encoding Na+/H+ antiporter NhaC, producing the protein MSEYSEKRLEESNEMKEKQKKKTVSVREASIVLLIIVAAIATGVIGLKISPNITILFVIALILGYAMFRKVPFDQMHKGIVDGLKPGIIPIFIFILVGALIAVWIQAGIIPTIMVFGFKMISVKWFVPSVFIVCAIVGSAVGSAFTVMSTIGIAFFGIGSTLGLNPALVVGAIVSGSVFGDKMSPLSESTNLAAAIVEADLFKHIKNLMWSTVPAFIVSLILFMILGQTYANTSLTEVVQVIQVLEDHFTISIWSLLPLALMLICAWRKIPAIITILLNIIVAVIMIIIQNPKVSLQALGNTLENGFVSQTGNAQIDQLLSRGGIMSMMPTVALIILTLSLGGLLMELGLISAVMEVVSQKMSSTPKLILSTLLTGIGVNIFIGEQFLSVILPGNAFKEVYKKEGLDPTVLGRTLEDGGTVINYLIPWGIAGSFVAGTFGVPTLTYLPFVFFSLLSPVFSMVSAFTGLGIKRLSAEPVTEK; encoded by the coding sequence ATGTCAGAGTATTCAGAAAAAAGATTAGAGGAGAGTAACGAAATGAAAGAAAAACAGAAAAAGAAGACCGTGAGTGTTCGAGAAGCAAGTATCGTGTTATTAATTATTGTGGCAGCTATTGCAACAGGAGTAATTGGCTTAAAGATATCGCCAAATATTACTATTTTGTTTGTGATTGCATTGATTTTAGGCTACGCAATGTTTCGTAAAGTACCATTTGATCAAATGCATAAAGGGATTGTTGATGGCTTGAAGCCAGGGATTATTCCAATTTTTATTTTTATTTTAGTGGGTGCATTGATTGCCGTTTGGATTCAAGCAGGAATTATTCCAACGATTATGGTTTTTGGTTTTAAAATGATTAGTGTTAAATGGTTTGTGCCGTCAGTTTTTATTGTCTGTGCGATTGTCGGCAGTGCAGTAGGTAGTGCTTTTACAGTGATGTCAACAATTGGAATTGCCTTTTTCGGTATTGGCAGTACCTTAGGGTTAAATCCTGCTTTAGTTGTGGGTGCGATTGTTTCTGGTTCAGTTTTTGGTGATAAAATGTCACCTTTATCAGAATCAACAAACTTAGCCGCAGCGATTGTTGAAGCGGATTTGTTTAAACATATAAAAAACTTGATGTGGTCGACTGTACCAGCATTTATCGTCTCTTTAATCTTGTTTATGATTTTAGGACAAACGTACGCGAATACAAGTCTGACAGAAGTAGTTCAAGTTATTCAAGTATTGGAAGACCACTTTACCATTTCAATTTGGTCATTGTTACCATTAGCCTTAATGTTAATCTGTGCCTGGCGCAAAATTCCAGCGATTATCACGATTTTGTTGAACATTATTGTGGCAGTAATTATGATTATTATTCAAAATCCGAAAGTATCGTTGCAGGCATTAGGAAACACGTTGGAAAATGGGTTTGTTTCTCAAACGGGGAACGCACAAATTGATCAATTATTAAGTCGTGGCGGGATTATGAGTATGATGCCGACTGTGGCACTTATTATTCTAACGTTGTCTCTAGGTGGCTTATTAATGGAATTAGGATTGATTTCTGCGGTCATGGAAGTTGTTTCGCAGAAAATGAGCAGTACACCGAAATTGATTTTATCAACGTTATTAACAGGAATTGGCGTAAATATTTTTATTGGTGAACAATTCCTATCGGTTATTTTACCAGGGAATGCCTTTAAAGAAGTTTACAAAAAAGAAGGTTTGGATCCGACTGTTTTAGGCAGAACCTTGGAGGATGGTGGGACGGTTATTAACTACCTCATTCCTTGGGGGATTGCAGGTAGCTTCGTAGCGGGGACCTTTGGCGTACCAACGTTGACTTACTTACCATTTGTTTTCTTTAGCTTATTATCGCCTGTCTTCTCAATGGTCAGTGCATTTACTGGTTTAGGAATTAAGCGGTTATCAGCAGAACCTGTTACCGAAAAATAG